Proteins from a genomic interval of Undibacterium parvum:
- the yacG gene encoding DNA gyrase inhibitor YacG: MATIVDCPTCGAKVTWGEVSPFRPFCSNRCKQIDLGAWAEEKYTIPAVNLPEDPESGIDGDPA, encoded by the coding sequence ATGGCTACCATCGTTGATTGCCCGACTTGCGGCGCTAAAGTTACCTGGGGCGAAGTAAGCCCGTTCCGTCCGTTTTGTTCGAATCGCTGCAAGCAAATTGACTTAGGCGCTTGGGCGGAAGAAAAATACACAATACCGGCAGTGAACCTACCAGAAGATCCAGAATCAGGAATTGATGGCGATCCTGCCTAA
- the zapD gene encoding cell division protein ZapD — MIVYEYPFNERIRTLLRLEDLYEKFSFFLHQSDPMQHHVALATIFEMLEVAGRADLKSDLLQELERQKHTLISFKSNPNVQADMLDRILEDVDRVSSALMACTGKTGQSIRDNEWLMSIRGRTIIPGGACEFDLPSYHAWQKNSAEKRFADISMWFAPIAPLFDAINVVLRLLRESGVTTKVFAQSGSYQQMLQGKMYQLLRVTLQQELNVIPEISANKYMLWIRYMSQGGDMKPKAFDGDIAFDLTLCNF, encoded by the coding sequence TTGATTGTTTACGAATACCCTTTTAACGAGCGTATTCGCACGTTATTGCGATTGGAAGATCTGTACGAAAAATTTTCATTTTTCTTACATCAGTCAGACCCGATGCAGCATCACGTCGCCCTCGCCACCATTTTCGAAATGCTGGAAGTCGCTGGTCGTGCCGACCTGAAATCAGATTTATTGCAAGAGCTCGAACGTCAAAAACACACCTTAATTAGCTTCAAGTCCAATCCCAATGTGCAAGCGGATATGCTCGATCGCATACTCGAAGATGTAGACAGGGTCAGTAGCGCATTGATGGCCTGCACAGGAAAAACTGGGCAGAGCATACGCGACAATGAATGGCTGATGAGCATACGTGGTCGCACCATCATTCCTGGCGGCGCTTGCGAATTTGACCTGCCTAGCTATCACGCTTGGCAAAAAAACTCGGCAGAAAAGCGTTTTGCCGACATTTCTATGTGGTTTGCGCCGATAGCTCCCTTATTTGATGCCATCAATGTAGTGCTGCGCTTGCTGCGTGAGTCTGGTGTTACCACTAAAGTATTTGCACAATCAGGTAGTTACCAGCAAATGTTACAGGGAAAAATGTATCAATTATTACGCGTAACCCTACAACAAGAGCTCAATGTCATTCCTGAAATTTCAGCGAATAAATACATGCTCTGGATACGTTACATGTCGCAAGGCGGCGATATGAAGCCAAAAGCCTTTGACGGTGATATTGCGTTTGATCTTACTCTGTGTAATTTCTAA